GAAGACGCCGAGTATGCCCAGGAAACATTCGTGGCATATCGGGACATCCGCGGCCTCTGCCGCGCCACAATGGACTATGGCCTGGTAGGCCACTAATCGTTAACCCTCGCCACCTGTGCGGGGGTTTTTATTATACCTACGCCGATTACCTGGTAAGATTGAGCAGCACTTCCATAAGCACACCCGTTGAGCACATCAGCCCCGCAAAAACCCGCAGACCGCCAAATTGATATCTCCTCCATTACCTTAAGTGAGGAGCAACAGGCCTTGGCGACCGAAATTGAGGAAACCAATGCTCATTTTTTTGTTACGGGAAAAGCTGGTACTGGGAAGTCGGTCCTGCTGCAGCATCTCAAGCTGATGAGCAAGAAGCAATTTGTCGTGGTGGCGCCCACCGGCGTGTCCGCACTGAATGTGGGTGGCCAGACTATTCACTCCTTATTCAAAATTCCACCGTCTTTTATCCAACAAGGAAGCCTTAAGGTGGATGCCAAAACGGCACCCCTCCTCAAGAAGATTGAAATGGTCATTATTGATGAGATCTCCATGGTGCGTTGTGACCTCATGGATGCTATCGACTCGCTTTTACGTCAGGCACGTGGCAGCTTCCTGCCTTTTGGCGGTGTCCAAATGGTCATGTTTGGCGACCTGTACCAGCTCCCCCCAGTGGTCCAAGACCCGGAGCTGCACCGCTATTTCCAAGAGAACAACGAGGGGTTTTACTTTTTCAATGCCCACGCTTGGCAAGGTGCTGATTTGCAAATACGGGAGCTGAAAAAGATCTTCCGTCAGTCTGATGAGGATTTCATACAAATGCTTAACGCGATTCGCGTTGGGGATGTCTCCCCTTCTATCCTCAAAGAACTCAACGAGCGAACAGTCCGTGAACTGCCGGAAAGAGGAGTGGTGACCTTGGCTACTACAAACAATACCGTTGCCAGCATTAACACCCGCCATCTTCTTGGCCTGAAGGAAGACGAGCGGACGTACACTGCAGTGATTGTAGGCAACCTGGAAGAAAGCAGCTTCCCCACCGACAAGTTCTTAAAGCTTAAGAACGGCGCCCAGGTGATGTTCCTGAAAAACGACCCTAACCGCCGCTGGGTAAACGGCAGTGTAGGGATAGTGGAGGAAATGGATAAGGATGAGGTTAAGGTTAAAGTAGACGGCAAGACCCATGCTGTGGCACGTGAAACATGGAGCAAGATACGGTACCTCTATAACAACGAGACGGAAACCGTAGATTCTGAGACCGTCAGCTCGTTCACCCAGTTTCCTCTCCGACTGGCCTGGGCCATCACCATCCATAAATCCCAGGGTCAGACATACGACTCGGTGGTGATAGATTTAGGCTCTGGCGCATTCAGCCATGGTCAAAGCTATGTTGCCCTCAGCCGCTGCCGTTCACTTGAGGGACTGTACTTGAAGCGGGCAATTTATCAGCGCGATATCATTGTGGACCCAGCCATTGTGCATTTCATGAGTAAGGCGTTGAAGTAGGCTACAGGATTGACAAATCAGACTAAATAGTGCATACATACAGAACACTTTTGTACCTTTACGAATGCCCTAGACAGGCAAGGAGCAACATTATATGGCGATGGTTGATATTTCT
This genomic window from Verrucomicrobiia bacterium contains:
- a CDS encoding DEAD/DEAH box helicase, which encodes MSTSAPQKPADRQIDISSITLSEEQQALATEIEETNAHFFVTGKAGTGKSVLLQHLKLMSKKQFVVVAPTGVSALNVGGQTIHSLFKIPPSFIQQGSLKVDAKTAPLLKKIEMVIIDEISMVRCDLMDAIDSLLRQARGSFLPFGGVQMVMFGDLYQLPPVVQDPELHRYFQENNEGFYFFNAHAWQGADLQIRELKKIFRQSDEDFIQMLNAIRVGDVSPSILKELNERTVRELPERGVVTLATTNNTVASINTRHLLGLKEDERTYTAVIVGNLEESSFPTDKFLKLKNGAQVMFLKNDPNRRWVNGSVGIVEEMDKDEVKVKVDGKTHAVARETWSKIRYLYNNETETVDSETVSSFTQFPLRLAWAITIHKSQGQTYDSVVIDLGSGAFSHGQSYVALSRCRSLEGLYLKRAIYQRDIIVDPAIVHFMSKALK